The genomic DNA CAGCGCTTCTGCGGTATCAGCCAGAGCAGCAGATCGAAAAGCAGGAGACTCGATCGTCCGAGAAATTTCTAGTGCCTGATCGAACTCGCCTCTTTGGGCTAAACCAGCAGCAATCATTTCCATTGCCTGCGCCTTTAACTCCGGGGTTTGGATTGTTTGAACAAGCTGTATCGCCAAGCTAGATTCACCTGCTGAGATCAGGGCTGAAATGAGCGTGTGAAGCTGCTGGGGCTGAAGTTCTGAATAGGCTGAGCTGATTTGGTCGATCGCTTCAGCAAACTGTTCGTACTTTTTTGCACGAATTAACAAATCTAAGACTGTGTAAAGCTGAAACTGCTGATCTTCCGCATTACTGATTACTCTCACCAATTAAAGTGCAGCAATAAGCTGATCTGCTTCGACCAGTCCACGTATGATAGGCGGTAAAAAATTTCCCGTTTGCCACGATGATTCATCCTGCGACTCTATCGGTTGCGGATAGGGCATTGGAGGCTCCTGATAGGCGGATGCGCTTGGAGGTTCTCCTTGTGGAATAGCTGGACAGGATGGAATTTGCAGTGAATTTTCAGGCAACGAAGCAGAGTTTGCCAAAGTAGAATTTGCAGCCAGACACGAAGCAGAATAAAAAGCCGTGAAGAGGAGAACCTTGAATCTGGTTAGCTGTTGGGGCTGCATGAATGCAAAATTTAAAGTAGAGTGCAATGAAAGAGTTGTGCCTTTGCCAACCCCACGTAGCTATTATTTCCAATCCATCCTGTATTGAGCCAAGAGTGAATATGCTGAGGTTTACAGCAGGGGAGCTGACTTCTCCTTCGTCTCCGCGAAAAAAACGCAGAGTTAAGGCAATGCTGAACGATTCCAGCTCATGACCCTAACTTTGCGTCTCTGTTTTTTGTAGCTTGTATCTGTAGACTTATCCGTTTAGCTGACAGACTCGCTCAGCACCGCCGCAGGAGCCATCAGCTTCAGAACGCGATCGGCAATTTGGGGCGAAGTCAGGCCCAACTCGGTGAGGGATTCGTCTGGCGTGGCGTGGTCTACCAGAATATCGGGTACACCCAGGCGCGTCAGCGGCACCATGACCTCGTGATCCATCAGGGACTCCGCAACGGCAGAACCAAAGCCGCCGGTAATGCAGCCTTCCTCCAGCGTCACGACTCGCTTCACCTGACGGGCGATCGGCACAATCAGCTCAGTATCCAGCGGTTTGGCAAAACGGGCGTTGATCACCGTGACTTCGATGCCGTGCTCGCTAAGGATTTCCGCCGCCTGCATAGCAGGGTAGACCATCGAGCCGTAGCCCAGCAGCAGCACATCATCTCCGGTTCGCAGAATCTCCGCTTTGCCGATCGGCAGAGGCTCCCAGCCTTCCTCCATCAGAGGCACACCATGACCATTGCCGCGCGGATAGCGCATCGCGATCGGACCCTCGGTGTACTCTACGCCCGTCACAATCATCCGCTGAAGTTCGGCTTCGTCCTTCGGAGCCATCAGCACGATGTTAGGAATGCAGCGCAGGTAGGCAATGTCGTACATCCCCTGGTGCGTCGGGCCATCTGCCCCCACCACACCCGATCGATCCATGCAGAAGAAGACCGGGAGATTCTGGATGCAGACATCGTGAACGATCTGGTCGTATCCCCGTTGAAGGAAGGTGGAATAGATTGCCACCACGGGACGCATCCCTTCGCAAGCCATGCCTGCTGCCAGGGTAACGGCGTGCTGTTCCGCAATGCCCACATCCACGTACTGCTTCGGCAGTTTTTGCTGGAGTTTGTCCAGTCCGGTTCCGGTTGCCATCGCTGCGGTAATGCCAACAATACGAGGATTTTGGGCTGCCAGAGTGGTCAGCGTGTGGGCAAACACCTTCGAGTAGCTGGGCGGCTTGGGCTTGCTGGCGGGGTGAGGCTTTCCGGTTGCCAAGTTGAAGGGAGTCTGCGCGTGGTAGCCCACCTGATCCTGTTCGGCGATCGCATAGCCCTTGCCCTTGGTCGTCGCAACGTGAACCAGAACGGGACCGCCATGCTGATGGGCAAGTTCAAACGTGGTGATTAGCTCCTCCAGGTTATGACCGTCGATCGGTCCCATGTAGGTAAAGCCCAGTTCCTCAAAGACCGCACCCACTTTGGACACTGCCAGACGCTTCATCCCTTCCTTGAGGCGAGACATCTCTGGCTTAAAGGCACCGCTAAACGGCAGATGCTTGAACTGCTCCTCCAGGTTATCCGTGAGGAACTGCATGGGAGGACTGAGGCGCATTTTGTTGAGGTAGCGCGACAGTGCCCCCACGTTGGGCGAAATCGACATATCGTTGTCGTTCAGGACGACCAGCAGATTGGTCTTGGGCAGGTGTCCGGCATGGTTGATTGCCTCCAGCGCCATTCCACCCGTCAATGCCCCGTCACCAATCACAGCAGCGACTTTGTAGTTATCGCCCTGCATATCCCGCGCCAGAGCCATCCCCAACGCCGCCGAAATGCTGGTCGAAGCGTGACCTGCACCAAAATGATCAAACTGATTTTCGCTGCGCTTGAGATAGCCCGCCACGCCATCTTTCTGCCGCAGGGTATGAAACTCGTTGTAGCGACCCGTAATCAGCTTGTGAGGATATGCCTGATGTCCTACATCCCAGATCACCTTATCGCGATCGAGATCCAGCGTTTGATAAAGTCCGATCGTTAAT from Leptolyngbya ohadii IS1 includes the following:
- the dxs gene encoding 1-deoxy-D-xylulose-5-phosphate synthase, yielding MHLSELTHPNQLHGLSIQQLKQIARQIREKHLETVATSGGHLGPGLGVVELTIGLYQTLDLDRDKVIWDVGHQAYPHKLITGRYNEFHTLRQKDGVAGYLKRSENQFDHFGAGHASTSISAALGMALARDMQGDNYKVAAVIGDGALTGGMALEAINHAGHLPKTNLLVVLNDNDMSISPNVGALSRYLNKMRLSPPMQFLTDNLEEQFKHLPFSGAFKPEMSRLKEGMKRLAVSKVGAVFEELGFTYMGPIDGHNLEELITTFELAHQHGGPVLVHVATTKGKGYAIAEQDQVGYHAQTPFNLATGKPHPASKPKPPSYSKVFAHTLTTLAAQNPRIVGITAAMATGTGLDKLQQKLPKQYVDVGIAEQHAVTLAAGMACEGMRPVVAIYSTFLQRGYDQIVHDVCIQNLPVFFCMDRSGVVGADGPTHQGMYDIAYLRCIPNIVLMAPKDEAELQRMIVTGVEYTEGPIAMRYPRGNGHGVPLMEEGWEPLPIGKAEILRTGDDVLLLGYGSMVYPAMQAAEILSEHGIEVTVINARFAKPLDTELIVPIARQVKRVVTLEEGCITGGFGSAVAESLMDHEVMVPLTRLGVPDILVDHATPDESLTELGLTSPQIADRVLKLMAPAAVLSESVS